In the genome of Phycisphaerae bacterium RAS1, one region contains:
- a CDS encoding CHAT domain protein: MNLNPDESAALLAELTAARPEERAARLSAVRDAAPLIIGLIQEVERLAFTDVSKALAASELVLRLAEVLGGSGEFCRALRARAQTLAYAGRPDEALQVFRTAVTAAERAGLPRDAAQARMSSMHALCLAGSYDEAISAGRAAYDVFEKEGERLLAARVDSNLGGVFLAREDCAAALSHFERARAALATDPVAAAQIDSNRGRALLGMDRFADAEKALAEALPVFEQAQMAWAAAIVEGNLADVATRQGRLSQALLHFERTRRHLEQDAAPGELARVMAEQAEALLSLGMFADAAAQLGQVLPQLISQRLALEAAKARAALGRALLELGREAEAESTLSAAAGGLEALGQSIERARVDAVRAELLRRAGRAREAEALLRGALHTFEGRPVDAAMAHYHLARIALEEGWLDAAQREVAAALGHAEPLDLAPLLADLFHLRGLIAGRSDQAETALRDLRRAVERVERIRGSLQAERFRAAFHGNRLAVYEDLVAALLRAPTAGNVAEAFAVAEKAKSRLLLDRMQGILDDVAVDDAADGPILSQLHQRRAQASALYSRLAEGDARSEAVERRRRRVVALEDEIARLESRVSTTRRGAMLFAPPTDLSTVQSRLRPDTVVLEYFALGGQVLAFVARADEASAVTLPTDMGQVHEQVERLHFQLRRSLRPGADGGGRGRRLLDDVQRELKALYQSVLAPLMPLLEGATKLIVVPHGPLHAVPFAALYDGAYLVDRFEVTYAPSASVSVASAVADRPDAGLRTDASSSSAALRSVVVGFADAAAPLIENEARQVAASLGGAELLVGADATLARVTRHMRDAGLIHLGAHGHAAADNPMAAGVRLADGWLRLRDVYSLRLAGPLVTLSGCETGKSVVGAGDELLGLIHGFLAAGAAGLMVSLWSVDDSSTAELMSDFYGLWRYDGHGAAAATALRQAQRRLRATRPHPAHWAPFVYVGGL, encoded by the coding sequence ATGAACCTGAATCCGGACGAATCCGCGGCCTTGCTGGCGGAGCTGACGGCGGCGCGGCCCGAGGAGCGCGCCGCGCGGCTGAGCGCGGTGCGCGACGCAGCGCCGCTCATCATCGGCCTGATTCAGGAAGTGGAGCGACTGGCGTTCACCGACGTGAGCAAGGCGCTGGCCGCGTCGGAACTCGTCTTGCGACTGGCGGAAGTGCTGGGCGGCTCGGGTGAGTTTTGCCGCGCGCTGCGGGCGCGGGCGCAGACGCTGGCCTACGCCGGCCGGCCGGACGAAGCGCTTCAGGTTTTCCGCACGGCGGTGACGGCCGCCGAGCGCGCCGGACTGCCGCGCGACGCGGCTCAGGCCCGAATGTCATCGATGCACGCGCTGTGCCTGGCGGGCAGTTACGACGAGGCGATCTCCGCCGGCCGCGCGGCGTACGACGTTTTTGAGAAGGAAGGCGAACGCCTGCTGGCCGCGCGGGTCGATTCGAATCTGGGCGGCGTGTTTCTGGCGCGGGAGGATTGTGCGGCGGCACTGAGCCATTTCGAGCGCGCCCGCGCCGCACTGGCGACGGACCCGGTCGCGGCGGCGCAGATCGACAGCAATCGCGGTCGGGCGCTTCTGGGAATGGACCGCTTCGCGGATGCGGAGAAGGCGCTCGCGGAAGCGCTGCCGGTGTTTGAGCAGGCGCAAATGGCCTGGGCAGCGGCGATCGTCGAGGGAAACCTGGCGGACGTCGCGACCCGGCAGGGACGGTTGAGCCAGGCGCTGCTGCACTTTGAGCGCACCCGCCGCCATCTGGAGCAGGACGCCGCTCCGGGCGAATTGGCGCGCGTGATGGCGGAGCAGGCCGAGGCGCTCCTGTCGCTGGGGATGTTCGCTGATGCCGCCGCCCAGCTTGGTCAGGTTCTGCCGCAACTCATCAGCCAGCGATTGGCGCTGGAGGCGGCCAAGGCGCGGGCGGCGCTGGGGCGGGCGCTGCTGGAATTGGGCCGCGAAGCCGAAGCGGAGTCGACGCTAAGCGCGGCGGCGGGCGGTCTGGAAGCGCTCGGCCAGTCGATCGAGCGCGCCCGGGTGGACGCGGTGCGGGCGGAGCTGCTGCGCCGCGCCGGCCGGGCTCGTGAGGCCGAGGCGCTGCTCCGCGGCGCCTTGCACACGTTCGAAGGCCGGCCCGTGGATGCCGCGATGGCCCATTACCATTTGGCGCGCATCGCGCTCGAGGAAGGCTGGCTGGATGCGGCCCAGCGCGAAGTTGCGGCGGCGCTGGGTCACGCCGAGCCGCTCGATCTCGCCCCGCTGCTGGCGGACCTGTTTCACCTGCGCGGACTCATCGCGGGGCGAAGCGACCAGGCCGAAACGGCGCTGCGGGATTTGCGGCGTGCGGTCGAGCGCGTCGAGCGCATTCGCGGCTCGCTGCAGGCGGAGCGTTTCCGCGCCGCGTTCCATGGCAATCGGCTCGCGGTCTACGAGGATCTGGTCGCCGCGCTGCTGCGCGCGCCGACCGCCGGCAACGTCGCCGAGGCGTTCGCGGTCGCCGAGAAAGCCAAGAGCCGGCTGCTGTTGGACCGGATGCAGGGAATTCTCGATGACGTTGCGGTGGATGACGCGGCCGACGGGCCGATTCTGTCCCAGTTGCATCAGCGCCGCGCGCAGGCCAGCGCGCTCTACAGCCGCCTGGCGGAAGGCGACGCGCGCTCCGAGGCGGTCGAGCGCCGGCGGCGGCGCGTGGTCGCGCTCGAAGACGAAATCGCGCGGCTCGAGAGTCGCGTCTCCACGACGCGCCGCGGAGCGATGCTGTTTGCACCGCCGACCGACCTGTCGACCGTGCAGTCGCGTTTGCGGCCGGACACGGTTGTGCTGGAGTACTTCGCTCTCGGCGGACAAGTGCTGGCGTTTGTCGCGCGCGCGGACGAGGCCAGCGCGGTCACGTTGCCGACGGACATGGGCCAGGTGCACGAGCAGGTGGAGCGTTTGCACTTTCAACTTCGTCGCAGCCTGCGGCCCGGCGCCGACGGCGGTGGGCGCGGGCGGCGCCTGCTCGATGACGTGCAGCGCGAGCTGAAAGCGCTGTATCAATCGGTGCTCGCGCCGCTGATGCCGCTGCTGGAGGGCGCGACGAAGCTGATCGTCGTTCCGCACGGGCCGCTGCACGCCGTCCCATTCGCTGCGCTCTACGACGGCGCATACCTGGTCGATCGATTCGAGGTCACGTACGCGCCTTCGGCCAGCGTGTCCGTGGCGAGCGCGGTCGCAGACCGGCCGGACGCCGGTTTGCGAACCGACGCTTCGTCCAGCTCGGCGGCATTACGCAGCGTGGTGGTCGGCTTTGCCGACGCGGCCGCGCCGCTGATTGAAAACGAGGCCCGCCAGGTAGCGGCGTCGCTGGGAGGCGCCGAGTTGCTGGTCGGCGCCGACGCGACACTGGCGCGTGTCACGCGCCACATGCGCGACGCCGGGCTGATTCACCTGGGGGCCCACGGTCACGCCGCCGCCGATAACCCGATGGCCGCCGGCGTTCGGCTCGCCGACGGCTGGCTGCGGCTGCGCGACGTTTATTCGCTGCGGCTGGCAGGCCCGCTGGTGACGCTCAGCGGCTGCGAGACAGGAAAATCGGTCGTTGGCGCGGGGGACGAGCTGCTGGGTCTGATTCACGGCTTTCTGGCCGCCGGCGCAGCCGGGCTGATGGTCAGCCTGTGGTCGGTGGATGATTCCTCGACCGCCGAATTAATGTCGGATTTCTACGGACTGTGGCGGTATGATGGACATGGGGCGGCAGCTGCAACGGCTTTGCGACAGGCGCAGCGGCGGCTGAGGGCGACCCGGCCGCATCCCGCGCACTGGGCGCCTTTTGTTTACGTAGGTGGCTTATGA
- the yokF gene encoding SPBc2 prophage-derived endonuclease YokF precursor, which translates to MTSFALKKKRSAATRCSRAPLLVGVAGVGLLLGATLLLRPAPAKPAPAPAEQRKWVEVERVLDGDTLKVDPGDKLVYAGIRAPVEGEPFFEQARRRNAELVEGKKLRLRFDGAERDKKQRLCAYAFLDDRLVNAVLVSEGLAYVRRPQGEERYIDVLLKAQSDARRSRRGVWSVAPPPAEPEYAADPKYGNFHRPSCGEVAKMKPERLQRPASRDDALSRGFAPCPTCRP; encoded by the coding sequence ATGACTTCATTCGCATTGAAAAAAAAGCGATCCGCTGCAACCCGGTGTTCTCGGGCTCCGCTGCTGGTCGGCGTCGCGGGCGTCGGACTTCTGCTGGGCGCAACCCTTCTCCTCCGCCCCGCCCCGGCCAAGCCGGCGCCCGCCCCGGCCGAGCAGCGCAAGTGGGTCGAGGTCGAGCGCGTGCTCGACGGCGACACCCTCAAGGTTGATCCCGGCGACAAGCTCGTCTACGCCGGCATCCGCGCCCCCGTGGAGGGCGAGCCCTTCTTCGAGCAGGCTCGCCGGCGCAACGCCGAACTGGTCGAAGGCAAGAAGCTGCGGCTCCGCTTTGACGGGGCCGAACGCGATAAGAAGCAGCGGTTGTGCGCGTACGCCTTTCTCGACGACCGGCTCGTCAACGCCGTGCTTGTTTCCGAGGGGCTGGCGTACGTGCGGAGGCCGCAGGGCGAGGAGAGGTACATCGATGTGCTGTTGAAGGCCCAGTCCGACGCGCGCCGCAGCCGTCGCGGCGTCTGGTCCGTCGCCCCGCCGCCTGCCGAACCTGAATACGCCGCGGACCCGAAGTATGGCAATTTTCATCGCCCGTCGTGCGGCGAGGTCGCAAAGATGAAGCCCGAACGGCTGCAACGTCCAGCGTCGCGCGATGACGCGTTGAGCCGGGGCTTTGCTCCTTGCCCGACCTGCCGGCCATAA
- a CDS encoding OPT oligopeptide transporter protein: MNGAPGNGGNGDSGPQLTLRAILTGGALGVFMSISNLYLSVKIGWSFGVAITACVLSVVFWNALRAASLGRLPAMSILENNCMQSTASAAGYSTGGMLGMAFGALLLTTGSHAPWYFVMPIIFLTAALGVFAAIPMKRQMIDIEQLPFPSGIAAAQTLRSLYSRSRDALQQAYALLLSLGGGAAVGVLRIQEGLLPWLDRVIASIRLPELIAIPARFSPIPDHPLAGFGFQPSALLVGAGMLMGLRVCLSMIGGAVLLYCVVTPILYQIDASHVGDPGYVPSRIMSPDGTILPPRWALWTGTAAMVFASLTSLALAWPAVARSFRFSAAARTGGAAAARDVPFAWFVAGMIPISIGMVALLHLAFNVSILLGVVSVAMTFVVALVCCRVTGETDTTPMGPAGKLTQLLFAVLAQGNTTVNLMSAGVTAGAGASAADLLTDLKCGHVLGACPRRQFLAQLAGVVFGTLAVVPAWYMMFPDAQRLEQLNPPATMMWVAVAQALTAGLDSIPPSARSAAVIGALVGVALPLLEARFPRAARFVPSATGLGFSWVMTFDSPLAFAAGAALAALWARLSRRSADRFAVPVASGLVAGESLAVALMAILAAFPSAISQLLAALGVGA; the protein is encoded by the coding sequence ATGAACGGCGCACCCGGCAACGGCGGCAACGGTGATTCCGGACCCCAGCTCACGCTTCGCGCCATCCTGACCGGCGGCGCGCTGGGCGTGTTCATGTCGATTTCCAACCTCTACCTGTCGGTGAAGATCGGCTGGTCCTTCGGCGTCGCCATCACCGCGTGCGTGCTGTCGGTCGTGTTCTGGAACGCGCTGCGGGCGGCGTCCCTGGGCCGGCTGCCGGCCATGTCCATCCTCGAAAACAACTGCATGCAGTCGACCGCCTCCGCCGCCGGCTATTCGACCGGCGGCATGCTGGGCATGGCGTTCGGCGCGCTGCTGCTCACGACCGGCTCGCACGCACCGTGGTATTTCGTCATGCCGATCATCTTCCTGACCGCCGCGCTCGGCGTGTTTGCCGCGATTCCGATGAAGCGGCAGATGATCGACATCGAGCAGCTTCCCTTCCCCAGCGGCATCGCCGCCGCCCAGACGCTGCGGAGCCTCTACAGCCGCAGCCGGGATGCGCTGCAGCAGGCGTATGCGCTGTTGCTGTCGCTGGGCGGCGGCGCGGCGGTCGGCGTGCTGCGGATTCAGGAGGGGCTGCTTCCCTGGCTGGATCGCGTGATCGCGTCGATACGTCTGCCGGAGCTGATCGCCATTCCGGCGCGTTTTTCGCCGATTCCGGATCATCCGCTGGCGGGCTTCGGATTCCAGCCCAGCGCCCTGCTGGTCGGAGCCGGGATGCTGATGGGGCTGCGCGTGTGCCTGTCGATGATCGGCGGGGCCGTCCTGCTCTATTGCGTCGTGACGCCGATTCTGTACCAGATTGACGCATCTCACGTCGGGGATCCGGGCTACGTTCCGTCGCGGATCATGAGTCCGGACGGGACTATTCTGCCGCCGCGCTGGGCGCTCTGGACCGGGACGGCGGCGATGGTCTTCGCCAGCCTGACGTCGCTGGCTCTGGCGTGGCCCGCGGTGGCGCGCTCCTTCCGATTCAGCGCCGCGGCCCGCACGGGCGGCGCAGCGGCCGCGCGCGACGTGCCGTTCGCGTGGTTCGTGGCGGGGATGATCCCAATCAGCATCGGGATGGTCGCGCTGCTGCACCTGGCGTTCAACGTCTCGATTCTGCTGGGCGTCGTCAGCGTCGCGATGACGTTCGTGGTCGCGTTGGTATGCTGTCGCGTCACGGGCGAGACCGATACGACGCCGATGGGCCCGGCCGGCAAGTTGACCCAGTTGCTCTTCGCCGTTTTGGCCCAGGGCAACACGACGGTGAACCTGATGTCCGCCGGTGTGACGGCCGGCGCCGGCGCGAGCGCCGCCGATCTGCTGACCGATCTGAAGTGCGGGCACGTGCTGGGCGCCTGTCCGCGCCGGCAATTCCTGGCGCAGCTTGCCGGCGTCGTGTTCGGCACGCTCGCGGTCGTGCCGGCGTGGTACATGATGTTTCCCGATGCGCAGCGGCTGGAGCAACTCAATCCGCCGGCGACGATGATGTGGGTGGCGGTGGCCCAGGCTCTGACAGCGGGGCTGGATTCCATTCCGCCCTCAGCGCGCAGCGCGGCGGTGATCGGCGCACTCGTCGGCGTCGCACTTCCCTTGCTGGAGGCCCGCTTCCCGCGCGCGGCGCGCTTCGTGCCGTCGGCCACCGGGCTGGGATTCTCCTGGGTGATGACATTTGACAGTCCGCTGGCCTTCGCGGCCGGCGCGGCGCTGGCCGCCCTCTGGGCTCGTCTCTCGCGCCGCTCCGCCGACCGCTTCGCCGTGCCGGTCGCCTCCGGGTTGGTCGCCGGCGAGTCCCTGGCGGTGGCGCTGATGGCGATCCTGGCGGCTTTTCCAAGCGCGATTTCGCAGTTACTGGCTGCCCTCGGCGTCGGCGCGTAA
- a CDS encoding putative major pilin subunit codes for MSDATVVGCHWRLVRQCWTGSKLPVAPMIVSSSPRNMTMRHRVERHAFTLIELLVVVAIISLLIAIAVPSFTQARRQVRSTRCLNNLRCVFVASNMYADQNGSLPPLNNDPNEGAWQYNYILFDGRDFNQNFGPLFVGSKVIDHVQQLFCPLQENPFHQLGTPQNPWPTVPNMDTRAGYGRRPHLTGKSFSSMRKVVAYAADLLHQPDVVRSAHRTFVNVVFTDGHAQRGREPKLLDNALASPFSALDNPVVQELWEALDRATGR; via the coding sequence ATGTCCGACGCGACGGTCGTCGGGTGCCACTGGCGGCTCGTCCGCCAGTGCTGGACGGGCAGCAAGCTGCCCGTGGCACCCATGATCGTCTCCAGCAGCCCCAGGAATATGACCATGCGCCACCGCGTCGAACGCCACGCTTTTACGCTGATCGAGCTGCTCGTGGTCGTCGCGATCATCTCATTGCTGATCGCGATTGCGGTGCCGTCGTTCACGCAGGCCCGCCGGCAGGTTCGCAGCACGCGCTGCCTGAACAACCTGCGCTGCGTCTTCGTCGCCAGCAACATGTACGCCGACCAGAACGGCTCGCTTCCGCCGCTCAACAACGACCCGAACGAGGGCGCCTGGCAGTACAACTACATCCTGTTCGACGGGCGCGACTTCAATCAGAATTTCGGACCGCTGTTCGTCGGCTCGAAAGTCATCGACCACGTGCAGCAGCTCTTTTGCCCGCTCCAGGAAAACCCGTTTCACCAGCTCGGCACGCCGCAGAACCCCTGGCCCACCGTCCCCAACATGGATACGCGCGCCGGGTACGGGCGCCGGCCGCACCTGACGGGCAAGAGCTTCTCCAGCATGCGCAAGGTCGTGGCCTACGCCGCGGATCTGCTGCACCAGCCGGACGTCGTCCGCAGCGCCCACCGCACGTTCGTCAACGTGGTCTTCACGGACGGCCACGCGCAGCGCGGCCGCGAACCGAAGCTGCTGGACAACGCGCTGGCGTCACCGTTCAGCGCGCTGGACAACCCGGTCGTGCAGGAGCTGTGGGAGGCGCTCGATCGAGCGACCGGTCGATGA
- a CDS encoding Thermitase, with amino-acid sequence MSSRLSALGALPALFALLLSRQVHAADIDPLIPDQAIVRLIPGADINAVNTRHGTATLRAIANRPIYLLDMPDGVDPEIFRDQLRDDPDVNYVDFNYASEAPEARGRTFFFNVMPVPDQYQTQAVWSAIGLPQAHQHSNGGGVLLAMVDGGLEIAHPALAGHIAPGGQNLIDGSANLEDVGDGQDNDSDGLVDEAVGHGTHIAGILAHVAPQAAILPLVVLDSDGLTDNFLLAAGVFAALDAGAVVVNVSIGTTYDSKVLEDALDEAELAGVVVVAAAGNLNRSAPPEYPAVLAAALGVVSVDGADVKSSFSNFGALMDLAAPGEAVYSTIPGGQYAAWSGTSMATPLVSGAAALLLARHADWPASIRAVRVTTYLQNTAVAIDAGNPGFAGQLGAGRLDVDAAVRDILGDLNCDARVNVLDINAFVLAIEDAAAYAAAHPFCDRGLADLNGDGMVNVLDIGPFVDSLLAP; translated from the coding sequence ATGAGTTCGCGCTTATCCGCGCTCGGCGCGCTTCCTGCGCTGTTCGCGCTGCTGCTCTCGCGACAGGTTCACGCGGCCGATATCGATCCGCTCATTCCGGATCAGGCCATCGTCCGCCTGATTCCCGGGGCCGACATCAACGCGGTCAACACGCGGCACGGCACGGCCACGCTGCGAGCGATCGCGAACCGGCCGATCTATCTGCTGGACATGCCGGACGGCGTTGATCCGGAGATTTTTCGCGACCAGCTTCGCGACGATCCGGACGTGAATTACGTCGATTTCAACTACGCCAGCGAGGCGCCCGAAGCCCGCGGCCGGACTTTCTTCTTCAATGTCATGCCCGTGCCCGACCAGTACCAGACGCAGGCCGTGTGGTCCGCCATCGGGCTGCCGCAGGCGCATCAACATTCCAACGGCGGCGGCGTGCTCCTGGCGATGGTGGACGGCGGCCTCGAAATCGCCCACCCGGCGCTGGCCGGTCACATCGCCCCCGGCGGACAGAACCTGATCGACGGCTCCGCCAACCTGGAGGACGTTGGAGACGGACAGGACAACGACAGCGACGGCCTGGTCGACGAAGCTGTCGGCCACGGCACGCACATCGCCGGCATCCTCGCACACGTCGCGCCGCAGGCAGCGATCCTGCCGCTCGTCGTGCTCGACAGCGACGGTCTGACCGACAATTTCCTGCTGGCGGCGGGCGTCTTCGCCGCGCTGGATGCCGGCGCCGTCGTGGTCAACGTCAGCATCGGCACCACGTATGACTCGAAGGTGCTGGAAGACGCGCTGGATGAAGCCGAACTGGCCGGTGTCGTCGTTGTAGCCGCGGCCGGCAATCTGAATCGCTCCGCTCCGCCCGAGTATCCCGCCGTGCTGGCCGCGGCGCTGGGCGTCGTGAGCGTGGACGGCGCGGACGTAAAGAGCAGCTTCAGCAACTTCGGAGCGCTGATGGACCTGGCCGCGCCCGGCGAGGCCGTATACAGCACCATCCCCGGCGGTCAGTACGCCGCCTGGAGCGGGACCAGCATGGCTACGCCCCTGGTTTCGGGGGCGGCGGCTCTGCTCCTGGCGCGGCACGCGGACTGGCCGGCTTCGATCCGCGCCGTGCGGGTGACTACCTATCTGCAAAACACGGCGGTCGCGATCGACGCCGGCAATCCGGGCTTCGCGGGGCAGCTCGGCGCCGGCCGGCTCGATGTGGACGCGGCGGTGCGCGATATCCTGGGCGACCTGAATTGCGACGCGCGCGTGAACGTCCTCGATATCAACGCGTTCGTGCTGGCCATTGAGGACGCGGCCGCATACGCCGCGGCGCATCCTTTTTGCGACCGCGGCCTGGCGGACCTGAATGGCGACGGCATGGTAAACGTCCTTGACATCGGGCCGTTCGTTGATTCCCTTCTCGCGCCATGA
- a CDS encoding RNA polymerase sigma factor RpoE codes for MSATDRSLIQDCLRGDAAAWDRFVARYSRLVYSIPRKLGLTEADCDDVFQTVFGVVVRRLESLRDESRTAAWLVRTTYRESWRVAKRRRGGPAELPGEYADPQEPNEEEVLRLERQHLIRAGLAELEPRCRELLELLFFEAETPDYAEISRRTGIAVGGIGPTRARCFKKLETILGRHGFR; via the coding sequence GTGTCAGCCACTGATCGAAGCCTCATTCAGGATTGTCTGCGCGGCGATGCCGCGGCGTGGGATCGGTTCGTTGCGCGCTACTCCCGGCTGGTGTACTCGATTCCGCGGAAACTGGGGCTGACCGAGGCGGACTGCGACGATGTTTTTCAGACGGTATTCGGGGTGGTCGTGCGACGGCTGGAGAGCCTGCGTGATGAGTCGCGCACGGCCGCGTGGTTGGTGCGGACGACCTACCGCGAATCCTGGCGCGTCGCCAAGCGCCGCCGTGGCGGGCCGGCTGAGCTGCCGGGCGAGTACGCGGACCCGCAGGAGCCGAACGAGGAGGAGGTGCTGCGTCTGGAGCGGCAGCACCTGATCCGGGCGGGGCTGGCGGAGTTGGAGCCACGCTGTCGCGAGCTGCTGGAGTTGCTGTTTTTCGAGGCCGAGACGCCGGATTATGCCGAAATTTCGCGGCGAACCGGCATCGCGGTGGGGGGAATCGGGCCAACGCGGGCGCGATGCTTCAAGAAGCTGGAGACCATTCTGGGCCGGCATGGGTTCCGATAA
- a CDS encoding putative ABC transporter ATP-binding protein, translated as MHFTFKTRRGRLDLLETRLIWSRFGSYAMKHRGSLALAALASLGVIATQLAAPWPIKVIFDNILARSQAPRGWLAEWVGRIAAEPMGLLAWVCAAILVIAVLDALISYIRDIILAQVGQEVVGKIRQALFRHLQTLSPAELEKRHTGELLTCLSGDIIMLRQLLVGGIVSANQSVLTVLSLTVAMLLLNWKLALVGLLTTPLSMLASYRISRSIRQATEQQREKEGATLSLAQDVLGAMPIIQAFNRQRTEQERFSRQNRSSTRAALKTTRLEARLYRTVTLTSAAGLCLILFVGVRDVLAGVMTAGDLLVFVSYLRSVNRPVRDIAKLSSQAAKATACGKRIAALMEIGPSVKSRPDAAALEACRGQIALEGVSFGYDGRRPALRDVSLHVAAGERVAIVGPSGAGKTTLLKLLLRFYDPQEGALQLDGLDLRDLTLDSLRRHTAWVSQDTVLFGLTIGENIALGCPAATPEQIAAAAGRVQIADFIESLPDGYDTLPGQNGVALSGGQRQRLALARALLRCPAVLLLDEPTSGLDARTQAAVEDAWMAGGAATTLVVCHRLRRMERFDRIVVMEDGRIVAVGPHDELLRNCPQYAALQSAAAAEQPLAAEAAAC; from the coding sequence ATGCATTTCACGTTCAAGACCCGCCGCGGGCGTCTGGACCTCTTGGAAACGCGCCTGATCTGGTCGCGTTTCGGCAGTTACGCGATGAAGCACCGCGGCTCGCTGGCGCTGGCGGCGCTGGCCAGCCTGGGCGTGATCGCGACGCAACTCGCGGCGCCCTGGCCGATCAAGGTGATTTTTGACAACATTCTGGCGCGTTCGCAGGCGCCGCGCGGCTGGCTGGCGGAGTGGGTCGGCCGGATCGCCGCCGAACCGATGGGTCTGCTGGCCTGGGTATGCGCGGCGATTCTCGTCATCGCCGTACTGGACGCGCTGATTTCCTACATCCGCGACATCATTCTGGCCCAGGTCGGTCAGGAGGTGGTCGGCAAAATTCGCCAGGCGCTCTTCCGGCACCTGCAGACGCTTTCCCCCGCGGAGCTGGAGAAACGACACACGGGCGAGCTGCTCACCTGCCTGAGCGGCGACATCATCATGCTGCGCCAGCTCCTGGTCGGCGGCATTGTCTCGGCCAATCAGAGCGTGTTGACCGTACTCTCGCTGACGGTCGCCATGCTCCTGCTGAACTGGAAGCTGGCGCTGGTCGGCCTGCTGACGACGCCGCTGTCGATGCTGGCCAGTTACCGCATCTCGCGCAGCATCCGCCAGGCGACCGAGCAACAGCGCGAGAAAGAGGGCGCGACGTTGTCGCTGGCGCAGGACGTGCTCGGCGCGATGCCGATCATTCAGGCCTTTAACCGCCAGCGCACCGAACAGGAACGTTTCAGTCGCCAGAATCGCAGCTCGACCCGCGCCGCCCTGAAAACCACGCGGCTCGAGGCCCGGCTCTACCGCACCGTGACGCTGACATCCGCCGCCGGGCTGTGCCTGATCCTCTTCGTCGGCGTTCGCGACGTGCTGGCCGGCGTGATGACCGCCGGCGATCTGCTGGTGTTTGTTTCGTATCTGCGCAGCGTGAACCGGCCGGTGCGTGACATCGCCAAGCTCAGTAGCCAGGCCGCCAAGGCGACCGCCTGCGGCAAACGCATCGCCGCCCTGATGGAAATCGGGCCGTCGGTGAAGTCGCGACCGGACGCGGCTGCGCTCGAAGCCTGCCGCGGCCAGATCGCGCTGGAGGGCGTCAGCTTCGGCTACGACGGCCGGCGGCCGGCGCTGCGCGACGTGTCGCTGCACGTTGCGGCGGGCGAGCGCGTGGCCATTGTCGGTCCCAGCGGCGCGGGCAAGACCACGCTGCTGAAGCTGCTGCTTCGATTCTACGACCCGCAGGAGGGTGCGCTGCAGCTTGATGGTCTCGACCTTCGCGACCTCACGCTCGATTCACTGCGTCGCCACACGGCGTGGGTCAGCCAGGACACGGTGCTCTTCGGCCTGACGATCGGCGAGAACATCGCCCTCGGCTGCCCCGCCGCCACACCGGAGCAGATCGCCGCCGCCGCAGGGCGCGTTCAAATCGCCGATTTCATCGAGAGTCTCCCCGACGGCTACGACACGCTGCCGGGACAGAACGGCGTCGCGCTTTCCGGCGGCCAGCGTCAGCGGCTGGCGCTGGCCCGGGCGCTTTTGCGCTGCCCGGCCGTGCTGCTGTTGGACGAGCCGACCAGCGGTCTGGACGCCCGGACGCAGGCCGCCGTCGAGGACGCGTGGATGGCGGGCGGCGCCGCGACAACGCTGGTCGTCTGTCATCGACTGCGGCGGATGGAGCGCTTCGATCGCATTGTGGTCATGGAAGACGGCCGGATCGTGGCCGTCGGACCGCACGACGAGCTGTTGCGGAACTGTCCGCAGTACGCTGCGCTTCAGTCGGCTGCGGCGGCGGAGCAGCCCCTCGCCGCGGAGGCGGCGGCATGTTGA